From Cucumis melo cultivar AY chromosome 1, USDA_Cmelo_AY_1.0, whole genome shotgun sequence, a single genomic window includes:
- the LOC103495600 gene encoding probable beta-1,3-galactosyltransferase 2, with protein sequence MSWKIKPEQSSRSVISQKWAVFLCLGSFCLGMFFTNRMWNVPEPKGITRTTPFEAEKLKLVSEGCGPKSLDEKEVKRVSKDIFGEVSKTHNAIQTLDKTISNLEMELAAAKAAQESIQSGSPSSDDLKNTQSSGKRRYLMVVGINTAFSSRKRRDSVRATWMPQGEKRKKLEEEKGIIIRFVIGHSATSGGILDRAIEAEDRKHGDFLRLDHVEGYLELSAKTKIYFATAVALWDADFYIKVDDDVHVNIATLGETLVRHRSKPRVYIGCMKSGPVLSQKGVRYHEPEHWKFGEFGNKYFRHATGQLYAISKDLATYISINQHVLHKYANEDVSLGSWFIGLDVEHIDDRRLCCGTPPDCEWKAQAGNICVASFDWSCSGICRSAERIKEVHRRCGEGENTLWSATF encoded by the exons ATGTCCTGGAAAATTAAGCCTGAACAATCTTCAAGAAGCGTCATTTCGCAGAAATGGGCAGTTTTTCTTTGCCTCGGCAGCTTCTGTTTGGGGATGTTCTTCACAAACAG GATGTGGAATGTTCCAGAACCTAAAGGAATCACTCGAACAACGCCATTTGAAGCCGAAAAGTTAAAGTTAGTTTCAGAAGGCTGTGGTCCGAAATCG TTGGATGAGAAGGAAGTAAAGCGCGTGTCGAAAGATATTTTCGGGGAAGTCTCTAAGACTCACAATGCTATACA AACATTAGATAAGACAATTTCAAATTTGGAGATGGAATTGGCTGCTGCAAAAGCAGCTCAGGAGTCTATACAGAGCGGTTCGCCTTCATCGGATGATCTAAAGAATACCCAATCATCTGGGAAAAGAAGATACTTAATGGTTGTAGGGATCAATACTGCTTTTAGTAGTAGAAAAAGACGAGATTCAGTTCGTGCGACGTGGATGCCTCAAG gggaaaagagaaagaaactagAGGAGGAGAAGGGGATTATAATTCGATTTGTCATCGGCCATAG TGCCACATCTGGAGGTATCCTTGACAGAGCTATTGAAGCAGAGGACAGAAAGCATGGAGATTTCCTTAGACTG GACCATGTTGAAGGGTACCTTGAATTGTCTGCCAAGACGAAGATTTATTTTGCTACAGCAGTTGCATTGTGGGATGCAGATTTCTACATCAAAGTTGACGATGATGTTCATGTAAATATAG CCACACTAGGAGAAACGCTAGTTAGACATCGATCAAAACCACGGGTTTACATTGGATGCATGAAATCTGGTCCTGTCCTGTCACAAAA GGGAGTTCGATACCACGAACCTGAACACTGGAAGTTTGGTGAGTTCGGTAACAAGTACTTCCGCCATGCAACAGGCCAGTTGTACGCCATTTCGAAGGATTTAGCAACCTACATATCAATAAACCA GCATGTCCTGCACAAGTATGCCAATGAAGATGTTTCCTTAGGATCTTGGTTTATTGGACTTGATGTGGAGCACATCGACGATCGGAGACTTTGCTGTGGAACTCCCCCCG ATTGTGAATGGAAGGCACAAGCAGGCAACATTTGCGTCGCTTCATTCGATTGGAGCTGCAGCGGGATTTGTAGGTCTGCTGAGAGAATTAAAGAAGTCCATCGTCGATGCGGAGAAGGCGAGAACACATTGTGGAGTGCTACCTTCTAA
- the LOC103495698 gene encoding transcription factor MYB101: MVESKGEKGKSEGDHQNHGGGGGGGGGGGGGEKGGRALKKGPWTSAEDGILIDYVKKHGEGNWNAVQKHTGLARCGKSCRLRWANHLRPNLKKGSFSQEEERIIIELHAKLGNKWARMAAQLPGRTDNEIKNYWNTRMKRRQRAGLPLYPLEIQQEATAFHLRNHHHHHHHNSTSAAGVATNFSVIRHKPDFSNQNSVSIFNFSSTMNNYQKNFNDGSSFFSTPTSQFKFFPDNNNGGGFALPLSPVSPFPQIGQQMNQSFSSPPQAAFQLSYGNYVCNSNSGLNSMILGAPYHNLIPGLETELPSIQTPPHSNTPASSGTSGGEGIMAAANSGLLDVVLLEAEARSRNEKQSKEESSSAGEMKQRMDQGSTEEEDANLYVESVLGSSVGEAATAAEHHSDEFSSSHSSSRKRPRMEPLEEMDSMDDDDLMSLLNNFQSGMPVPEWYPGSSDDDLTMNMQNGPSLCESNGNPGGDEQQQNVASPSAVASSPVLEWSLGSSCWNNMPSIR; encoded by the exons ATGGTTGAGAGCAAAGGGGAGAAAGGGAAAAGCGAAGGGGATCATCAAAATCATGGAGGTGGTGGAGGTGGTGGCGGCGGCGGGGGCGGGGGAGAGAAGGGAGGTAGAGCTCTAAAGAAAGGGCCGTGGACGTCGGCGGAAGATGGGATTTTGATTGATTATGTGAAGAAACATGGTGAAGGGAATTGGAATGCGGTTCAAAAACACACGGGATTGGCTCGGTGTGGGAAAAGTTGTAGGTTACGTTGGGCTAACCATTTAAGGCCTAATCTTAAAAAAGGCTCTTTTTCTCAAGAAGAAGAACGGATCATCATTGAACTTCACGCTAAACTTGGCAATAAATGGGCTCGAATGGCTGCTCAG TTACCCGGAAGAACTGACAACGAAATTAAGAATTATTGGAATACCCGAATGAAACGTCGACAAAGAGCCGGTTTGCCGCTTTACCCTCTTGAAATTCAACAGGAAGCCACGGCGTTTCATCTACGGAACCACCACCATCATCACCACCATAATTCTACCTCTGCTGCTGGGGTTGCTACTAATTTCTCTGTCATTCGGCATAAACCTGATTTCAGCAATCAAAATTCTGTCTCCATTTTCAACTTTTCTTCAACTATGAACAATTACCAGAAGAATTTCAATGATGGGTCGTCGTTTTTCTCAACACCCACAAGTCAGTTTAAGTTTTTTCCCGACAACAACAATGGTGGTGGATTTGCACTGCCTCTTTCCCCTGTTTCTCCATTTCCACAAATTGGGCAACAGATGAATCAATCCTTCTCGTCTCCACCGCAAGCCGCTTTTCAATTGAGTTATGGAAATTATGTTTGTAACTCTAACTCAGGTTTGAATTCGATGATTCTTGGAGCTCCGTACCATAACCTGATTCCGGGGTTGGAAACAGAGCTTCCTTCAATCCAAACGCCGCCGCACTCCAACACTCCCGCCTCCTCCGGGACCAGCGGCGGCGAGGGGATTATGGCAGCGGCCAATAGCGGATTGCTTGACGTTGTACTGTTGGAGGCTGAAGCTCGGTCTCGTAATGAGAAACAATCGAAAGAAGAAAGCTCCTCTGCCGGGGAAATGAAACAGCGGATGGACCAAGGATCTACAGAGGAAGAAGATGCTAATTTATATGTAGAATCAGTTTTAGGAAGCAGTGTCGGAGAGGCAGCCACCGCCGCTGAACATCATTCCGATGAGTTCAGCTCCTCCCATTCATCATCTC GAAAGAGACCAAGAATGGAACCATTAGAGGAGATGGATTCAATGGATGACGATGACTTAATGAGCCTACTCAACAACTTCCAATCGGGAATGCCGGTACCGGAGTGGTACCCCGGTAGCAGCGACGATGATCTCACCATGAACATGCAAAACGGGCCGTCGTTGTGTGAATCGAATGGCAACCCGGGAGGAGATGAGCAACAGCAGAATGTGGCTTCGCCATCCGCGGTTGCGTCGTCGCCGGTGCTCGAATGGAGCCTTGGGTCGTCGTGTTGGAACAACATGCCTAGCATTCGTTAA